One Oncorhynchus mykiss isolate Arlee chromosome 9, USDA_OmykA_1.1, whole genome shotgun sequence genomic window, GGTCCAAGGCCTTGTAAATACCTCAGATAACCCTTCATGGGCGGTAGACTGTAACACGTTACACTGTACCTCAACCCTTCATGGGCGGTACACTGTACCTCAGGATAACCCTTCATGGGCGGTACACTGTACCTCAGGATAACCCTTCATGGGCGGTAGACTGTACCTCAGATAACCCTTCATGGGCGGTAGACTGTACCTCAGATAACCCTTCATGGGCGGTACACTGTACCTCAGATGACCCTTCATGGGCGGTAGACTAACAAGGCTCAAGGAATGTAGCTCATTCTGAGCAGGGGTGACGGAAGCGAAGTGAAGCCTGTATGTCTGTTTAGTTCATTTTATTTTCTGGGGTGAAGGACAATAGGTGGAGGAGCCCTGTATGAACGGACATAAGTGTAACTGTCTTGGAATGTTTCATTTTACCTAATGGTAACTAACAAAAGGCCTACAAGTTTAAGAGATGACATGTTACCATAAGAAACCCATTGCGGGTAGTAACTGTAAAACGTCTATACTTTACCCCAGGATACCCATTACAAGAGGTGCTATAGAAACAAGGTAGCGTTATTCACGTCAGGGAAATTTATCAAAAAGTATCAGCCTATTTGCAACGCACCTTATTATTGTATTTTTGTTTTCATGGTTTGCACATGATTATGAAAGTGTATGTAATTCTGTCCTTGTGATGcacttgtctattaatgttctgtgtcttttgtgtggaccccaggaagagtagctgctgctttagtAGTAGCTAATGAGGATCCGAATAAAATACCCTGAAAAGTACTACTGTAATCACATGGAAGAAACAATGTTTAGCATACCACTAGTTTGCATCAAGCCTGACTTGAGAATTTTGGTCATACTTTAGGTTTTCATTGACATCACAGTGAATATCCTCATTGGGCATACCTTAGGTATtcattaacattacagtaaatGTCCCCATTGGTCATACTTTAGGTTCTTATTGACATCACAGTAACTGTCCTCATTGTTCATGCACCTGGGGATAAACCTTTTGATATGGTGAATCCAAGCCTGACATTCTGTAGGTCTGGATTAATGTCATTGCACACCTCATCCATGGCCTGAAGGATGGTGGCACGCTCATGGGGATGTGTTCCTAATGTGTACAAAATGTTACAAACACCTATTTTCATGATCGTCataccaggtgaatccaggtgaagcttTGATCCCCTTTTGATGTcaattcaatcagtgtagatgaaggggagaaggcAGGTTAAAGAcgcatttttaagccttgagacaattgagccatggattgtgtatgtgtgccattcagaaaaTGTGTAggtgcttttgaacagggtatggtagtaggtgccaggtgctcttgtgtcaagaactgcaacgctgctgggtttttcacactgaaCAGTTTTCCATGTGTATCAGGAATGCTTGTGACACAttgtagtccatgccctgacaaacaGAAGCTGGTCTGAGGGCAataaggggtgcaactcaatattgggaaggtgttcctaatgttttgtacactaagttTCTTCTTCACAAACATATATTTTCATTATGTAGTTCTCAATCTGTAGTAGACAAACCTGTAGGTTTACCAAACGGTTAAGCGATTATCAATTAAGAGCAGTCTGATTAAGAGTAagagtaaaatgtattttaacaaaAGAGAATCATATTAAAAGTAGTGTGGACATTGTGAAAGGCAATTGCTTTATATAAACATATATTGCAATGTGGAACATGTATTTCTAGCTGAAACAGTGTTTGGTAAAATAGTGACCTATAATTGTGTGTTGTACTTAAGgcaattgaaaatgtgcttagagATTTGAAAACTGCCGTTTTGATCTGTTGAGGTTTGTACTAAGTTGTGATCACAAACTTGTGAAAATTGCACCGAAgcgactggggggggggggggggggataatcaAAAAATACATAGTGTCATCACATTGATATTGTAAATGTCCAGTATTAGCAGAAGTGTAGGACTTTTACTCCACTGTTTACACCTCCAGGAACTGTGCATTGATTTCTGCATGTACTCTCAATTCTATGGTTAAGTGAGTACGTTATTTCAGTGCAGTTATCGTTGCCTAGCCATTACAGTGTTATTCCAAGCCTTACGTTTCTCCCATCTCGTTTCCATCTAATGGAATGTTAACTTCTCCAGTAACCGGTGACACAGGATGTCATTGGATATTCAGAGGATGAAGCGACAAAGAGTTTCAAAGGCAGTGTAAGTAGAGCCTTGGGAAGCAACTTTTATTATTAACCTTGCTTGCCCTCGTGCGTCTATGGTTCCTGAAACCACTGCAGTCTAAtgtgctctctgtctcccccagtTGTTACTACAGGTCTAAGCACGACACAAGTGCCCAACCCTCAGGGAGTTCTTTAAGCCCGGCATGACCCGACACCACCTGCTGTCTCACGGCAACGGACACAGATGACACTCAATAATTCACAGGTCTACGGCAAAATCATTtctcctggtcccagatctgtttgtgctgttatGCCAAATTATATGGTTTGTttattagacatggcaaaatcaTTTCACCATCCACTGTAAGAAAATATTTAATAGTGACTGACTAGCAGAGTTTTACGATTCTTTGTATCTGAATCACTTTGGAATAAGCATTTTAAAAAACCTGGGTGACTTTTATTGTGAAGTCAAAAGGATTGACCTGTCACCAAAACTGCACTACCTGTGTGCTGTAATACTTGTCAGTTCAATTGGCCAACACATTTTCTTTTAGGGGTAATAGGAATATCTTGACATATTGATAACTGAGGAAAAAACTTGCACAAATTGAGAAGAGTTTTGCTAATTAGTTTGACttatatataattatagttcAATTGTCCTTTTCTAATAACCAGATGCAGGATCTTCAAAAAGCAAATAATGAATCAAAGAGAAATGTATGCATCTGCCAAATAAGTTATTTTTCACACATCCAATGTCTTAGTGTGAAAACTACAATTTAATTGTGTATAGTATAATAAATGTTGTATTTACTAGTTCCTGTATCTATATTTATGAAGTCCAATAATCAAACACGTATGACAGCGTTAACTCTTGTTTATTAAGGCAATGTAGTTATAGTTCCTAAGGGCTTGATGGTGGGACAGAGCGAAAACAGACATTTGGACCCTGCTTGTGAGCTCAAATGCTTTAGAGTGCTATGACAGTCTTTGAAGTGTAGTAATAATACATTGTGTTCATTTGTTATTAACCCAATACACTGTATAGAGCCCACTGAAAAGCATACCAAGAATGTCAGTAATAATCTCAGCAGTGGTGTCAACACTGTCCACTTCCTGCCTTAGTGTCCTCATGTCACTACAGTCTTAGAGGATTCCATTTCTCTGCAATGTAGAATAAATCTACCTGTCTTACAGTCCATTCTTACATTACAAGCATGGTTTCCTTTTGAGCGTCACAGTCAGTCAGCGTGGCCAGATTCTATTGACACTTTACAGCCCGACTAGTCTCACAACCTGCAGCTCATCCCTCCAGTCACAGTGATGGTCTCTCCAGTGATGTAGGACGCGTCCTTAGAGCACAGGAAAGCGATCACTCCACCGATCTCCTCAGGCTCCCCAACCCTGGGAGAATAATACACAAGTAACAAATCAAACAGACCACCACGGTGAACATGCATAAAGACAGCCAAATACAGATATGACGTCAACACTGCAACATGTCTTTCAATGTTACACAAGCAAATTCTACCAATTCAGTCACAATGGGTCAGACACATTTGTGGACACACTACATAAAAACAATAACACTTGAGGGTAAGAATGTACACTGAACTAAACGATGTACCCTAAGAATGAAGTTGAAGGCAACCTTTTAATGCTAAGCTGCTTCTTGAGCTCGTCCAGAACGTCTTCGTCGTGCCACAACTGCGAGAGAATAAGAACACCGCATGATCAAAAACTCCTATTTGTGTGAATGATAGGAAAACAACAGCCAAACCAGTGATAGAAATAGAGGGTAAGCAAAGATGAAAAGAGTAAACCGGTGAAGATGACGATAGAAAGGGAGGGGATCCTCACTGCTTGGCTGAAGCGGGTCTTGATGATGCCGGGGGCCACACAGTTGACACGGATGTGGCTCTGGGCCAGTTCAGGGGCCAAGGCTCTGGTTAGGCCTAATAGGGCCGTCTTACTCACACTGTAAGGACCCAGGGCCTGGGGGGAATCAAAGGTCAAGTTGAAAAAATATTTCTTCATACTAATGTAAATTAACACTACACACAACAAATTCTGAGATGATCGACCGAGAGCCATTCAGAGGGAAAATCAGAGGAGCTTACCTGCATAGGCTGGTAGCCAGCGACAGAGGACACAAACACAACACTCCCGCCCCTGGGGAACACATACATTGTAATTGGTATAGTTCACATAACACCTTCCTACTTCATTATTTacatctcactctctcaccccctTTTCTCCATGTGAGGCACCACCAGTTGGGTCATAAGAAAGGCTGCCTTAACATTCACATCCAGGATCTGCATGGAAGTGAAAAGTAGAGCATTAGATCATGTAAACAAAGCAACTATGTTAAACCAACCAATGAATACCTAAGCATCTATGTGAATGTgtgaaacctttatttaacttggcaagtcagttgagaacaaattcttatttacaatgacggcctacaccgggccaaacctggacgacgctaggccaattgtgcgccgtcctatgggactcccaatcacagccggatgtgatgcagtctGTATTCggaccaggtactgcagtgacgtctcttgcactgagatgcagtgtcttagaccgctgcgccactcgggaggcccaactAATGAATAGTTGGTTAAACCAACTAATGAATACTTAAGCATCTATGTTAAACCAACTAATGAATACTtaagcatttacagttgaagtcagatgtttacatacacctcagccaaatacatttgaactcagtttttcacaattcctgacatttaatcctagtaagaattccctgtcttaggccagttacGATCACAACTTTATTGTAATAatgtagagtgatttatttcagcttttatttctttcatctcattcccagtgggtcagaagtttttacatacactcaattagtactcggtagcattgcctttaaaatgtttaacttgggtcaaacgtttcaggtagccttccacaagcttcccacaataagttgggtgaattttggcccattcctcctgacagagctggtgtaactgagtcgggtttgtaggcctccttgtttgcacacgctttttcagttctgcacacaaattttctataggattgaggtcagggctttgtgatggccactcccaataccttgactttgttgtccttaagccattttgccacgactttggaagtatgcttggggtcactgtccatttggaaaacaaatttgagaccaagctttaacttcctgactgatgtcttgagatgttgcttcaatatatccacataatttcccttcctcatgatgccatcaattttgtgaagtgcaccagaccctcctgcagcaaagcacccccacaacatgatgctgccacccccatgcttcacggttgggatggtgttcttcggcttgcaagcctcacccttttttcctccaaacataacgatggtcattatgaccaaacagttttattttggtttcatcagaccagaggacatttctccaaaaagtatgatctttgtccccatgtgcagttgcaaactgtagtctgtctttttttatggcagttttggagcagtggcttcttccttgctgagcggcctttcaggttatgtcgatataggacttgttttactgtggatatagatacttttgtacctgtttcctccatcttcactaggtcctttgctgttgttctgtgattgatttacactttttgcaccaaagtacgttcatctctaggagacagaacgtgtctccttcctgagctgtatgatggctgtgtggtcccatggtgtttatacttgcgtactattgtttgtacagatgaacgtggtaccttcaggcgtttggaaattgctcccaaagatgaaccagacttgtggaggtctacaatttttttttctgaggtcttggctaatttcttttgattttcccatgatgttaagcagaggcactgagtttgaaggtaggctttgaaatacatccacaggtacacctccaattgactcaaatgatgtcaattagcctatcagaagcttctaaagacctgacattttctggaattttccaagctgtttaaatgcacagtcaacttctgacccactggaattgtgatacagtgaattataagtgaaataatctgtctgttaacaattgttggaaaaattacttgtgtcatgcacaaagcagatgtcctaaccaacttgccaaaactatagtttgttaacaagacatttttggaatggttgaaaacgagttttaaattactccaacctaagtgtatgtaaacttccgacttcaaccgtatGTTAAACCAACCAATGAATACTTATCACATAGTTATTACACAACTTATTGAATACTTCAAATAACTTGTTACATTAAACTAAGGGAAACACTGTTAGACATGTAACATATTTCATTGCATCAAGGCTTCAGTATATGGAGCAGATTTTCGGTCCAGTTGCTTTTCAAAACATTTGTAAGATGCTTGGACGCATAACGCACCTTATCCCAGACTGCTGCTGTGGAGTCCATGATGTTTCCAAAGAAAGGGTTGACTGCTGCATTCGAGACCAGGATGTCTATACCTCCACAATGTTCCACTGTCTAAACAGAATGGAAAATAATAACACTGACATTCTGTAAGGGCATGTGACTGATGGCTGTGCCTGTGACCCTGTGTCAAGAAGTGGGAACTACAGTATCGATGATGTACTGGAATGTCACTGTGCTGAAGTTGAGTGTGATGGTGGTCACAATTTGAAGGTGTATAATTTCAATACGATATTGTTGCGTGATGATCAACTGATGTCTACTCTGTGTGCACCTTCTAGAATAGGAGCAAAATGTATTGGCTTTTTCTTTACCATGTTAAccagtctttctctgtcttcACTTTTCCCAACGTTGCAAGTCGTTCCGGTCACTTGTATCTTCTCACTCTGCAGTAGTGCCACGGCCTTGTCCACGTTGGACTGACGTCTGCTGCTCACCACAACGTGAGCTCCTCTCTGACCGAGAGCCTGAGCTGCAGCCAGACCAATTCTGAaagagaagaagtagaagaagacaCAGTCAGTAGGAGAAGGATGATATATAGGGCCTAGAGCTTTCCCTGACTGTGTGgtctgaccaggaaaaactctggccCCTATTCCATAGACACTTGTTATGGCTTATAGGCTGACTTGGTGCCCATAGTTTTTCCAGGTCAGGCTAAGCGGTCTGGAAAAACTCATCATAGGACCATAGAGCAGGTGGGCAATTCACTATAAACTAATTAAATACATCCCCAGCAAAACAGTAGGCACAGTTATTCCTTACCCATCAGTTGAGGCAGTCACTATGGCGACCTTCCCTGCAAGACTGCTTTGAGACCCAGCAAGACTGCCCCCAGACATCTTTCTTGTTTGACCTGCGACAGGATTGGTCAAAAGGCTCCTGCTAACAAAACACCTCAGCATTACCTGGAAAGAGAGAAGATTTCTcagtgcacacacatacagtagacacACAAATGCAGGTGCCAACCCACAAGTGACCCTTTCAAAACATTATGCCTTAGTTACTAGGTCCCTTAGTTATTACATTGCTTTATCCACGATGTGCCTCCTTATTGTGGCTATCAGTGTCTAGACCTCGGTTATGAAGAGCAGAAATTAGGTGAAGGTTGAATTGTGCAAGAATACAAGTGTTATGTTTAATTCAAAATACAATGATATGACCTTACCTTTGACTTTCTGATCAATAACGGCTACATGTAACACCAATAATCAAGGTTTGGCGTACTGTTGGTTTACAAATTGTAAGTTCAAAGTACCTCTGTGCAAAGTCCTTTACGTCCAGTAACAGAAGACAGGAATAAAAACACGAGTTTAAAGACGACGTTTCCGGTACTTCTCCAAAGTAAAAGTCCTATCCTGGGTGTACTGCTTTGTTTACAACTGCGTCTATTGACATTGCGCCTGTACTCTCGTCTATACGGCAGCCTGTGCTCCATTCAAACAGAATCCAAAAACCCGCAGCAAAGCAAATAGCATATAACAATTTATTGCGTTTACCATCTACTTACATTAAACGTAATTAGTTGGTTACAGCATCTCTCCTTGCCAGATAAAAATGGCCCAGATTGAACTATCTGTGTATGTAAAAGCACCAGAGTCTCCCGAGTGAAATGCTGAAGGCGGAGCTGTAATCTTCGGTTTCTCCATCCTCAAAAATGTTGCGCTTTACCGCAAGAGGGTCGTATCCAATTACGTAGTCCTTCTCCGGAGGGAGACATACGAGAAAAACCTCGTTTGCCACGAATTCCCTCAACTGAAATAAGGGAACGCTCGATAGCTGTCTTTCTTTTCTCGAGTATTGCATGAAATGTTTCTATTTCATCAAGGGTAAGTACGCTAGCGAACAAAACAACATGTGAGTGTCATTTTCAATGCAGACTGAAGTTTGCTTGTTAGCGAACTGATTTCATGCCCCCTTTTGTTTTGCCCATTGGCTATAGGCTAGCTAGCGGTTTACGTTACAGTAACAAGCTAACCTCCGCTCCATCGATTTAGATACAATTTGGCCCACATTATCCAAGTGAGCTAACCAAATATTGaatattcatttttattttttatcagcgATCGGGTGAGCTGTGTGCTAACTTTAAGGGGCTAGCGAACGTTTGTTAGCAAATATTTACGTCATCTGAGTCAATCCATGTCATGGTCTAAAATTTCGTCTTGGCTGACTGATCCAACTGCCTGGTAACTTGATATGCAACCTCTGAGTTTTATGCTGTCAATTAAGTTTTTACAGAATAATTTGATATACATTTTTCTAATAACGCTTGTTACATATTTTGAACGCTTGCATTTTAACTGTAGATCTGTCATTGGGGTAGCATTTGCAGGATGAAATCTCTTGAGATGCTTGTTTTCAAGTGTTCAAAGGGagaaaaaactaaacaaacaatACTTAGTAACAATAATAATATGCCAACTACTGtctaataataatattttttaaagTACATTAACAGAATAGCAAGTTATTGTACAACTACTAATGGgcctacaactaataaaaactaatgctacaactactaataaaactaaGTGTATATAATACATACATATTTACAAATATCTTAAGATTGGTGATGTTTCTATTAGTTAAAAACAGTTTGTTCTTAATATTTGACAAAAGGCTTTCTTAAAATGCCCTGATTTCTATAGGTAAATTATTCCGGTCAGTTGAGCCTTTTTATCTGAAGGATCTTACTCTGTGATGGACCCTTGGAGTTGTTTGTCGAATGCAGTAGTGAGTCTTGTAAATCATGGATGTGTGACCACAACATGGGATATGGTAAGAAGACAGAAGTTATGAATTGGCTCTAAATACAAGTGGTAGATGTTGACATCCTCTAAGGATCTAGACTATGTTGTTTACAAAGTGAGAACAACACTAATGATTTCATCGTTTCCCTGACTAGGATTCTCCTTCAGTGGAATCAGGAGTGTGAAATGACGATTGCATCACAATCCGGCCGAACTGGCTTTTCTAATCTTAATCTCAAGAATGATCGACAACACTGAGCCAAGAAGAAGCAGTTCAATCATGCCCTCAATACAGAAGAACCCTATGGGCGTTGGTGAGTGAAGAAGGCAGGACATCTCGCAGCCTTGAAGGAGGCTGGTGGCGTTTCCCTTGAACACAACTCGGATCGTGTGTTTGGACTCCGCAGCAGTCCGCAGTTCACCTCTTGGTTCTAGATGGAGGACTCTGTCTGTTTGTGAGCCTGACCCAACGTCCTGACGGGAGCACTGTCTGAGGAAGAGTAAACATGTCCCTCTCAGTGAGTaccaatcgtgtgtgtgtgtgcgcactttTTGTATGAGATATGGTGGGTAAGCAGCCACTGATGAAATGAGCCCAACTGGTGACATGGCACTAGTTATTTTTCAAACCAGGGCCATGTTTGAATACTTAAAAATGTATCATCCTTCTTTGGGAGAATCACTGATATGACATAACTGGATCGGTGAAAGGCCATTGGCTGACGTGAACTTTTTTGTTGTCCCCATCCAGTACTCTCAAATCAGTGATTACATCATTCGGGGAAGGGAGGGAATGAAGGATGCGGTTTTTAAGTAATTGAACATTGCCCTGGCTTCCATCCACTGTTTCCAGCAGGCACGTTTCAGAGTAGAGCTAGTAGTGCAAAACGTTTTTCAACTGAAAACAAAATGCTGTGTTCTAATAAGACAAGATTGGACACTTtgacttttacattttttaaaatttaaattTCCTTCATACTGAACGCAGCTCAGGGCTCAGCTTGTCTCTATAGCCAATCCCCAGGGGGTTAGGGTTTTGAAaaggagaagatgagaggaggccCATGGGACGGCAATTAAACCCCAAACTAGGGACAGATGTTGCCTCccttcccccccctccctctctctccctccatccatccctctcttttctcatgaCCATTTACTCCTCTTGTCTTTTCAATCGTTCCTCCCTCCTCTGACTCTCTTTTTTACTCACCCTGAAAGTACTGTGTGCAGTAACTAAGTATATAGGGATTCAGCACTTATATCATTATGTGTTTAGTCATGATGGGACTGATGGGACtgaatgtgttctctctctttctcaccaccACACTGTTTTTGTTTAGCTCCTCCCTCTTGCTCTTTAGCTCTTCTATTCACTTAAACCGTTATACAATCAGCTATTCTCAATCTCTTTCTTGGCATCAAGTCAATGCATTTGTCTGTGTGCAGTCCTGTCAGTATGCTTCCGGGTGTGATGTTaggctgtctctgtgtgtgcattcTTGTCATCACTGCCCCCTATGACTAGTGTCCAAAGTTTTTCCTGACCACGTGACTTCATTAGGAAAAACTCTGGATTAACGCTGGGATAGTGATGGGTGTTTTGTGGATCTCTTATTTTGGAGAAATTCATGAGTTATTTCTGTGTTATATATGTTTtccctgtccctctttccccccctcctcAGACGGTGCTGGCGAAGGCCCTGTTTGACAATGCAGCAGAGAGCCCTGAGGAGCTGGCCTTCCGGAAGGGGGACATCCTGATGGTTCTAGAACAGGAGCAGGGAGGGGGTCCTGGCTGGTGGCTCTGCTCCCTCCATGGGCGCCAGGGCATCGCCCCCGCCAACCGCCTCCGCCTCCTCCACACCACCCCGGGGTCTGACCCCCAACCCCCTAGCCGCGCCCCCAGCGAAGACTCTGTGTACCTCTCCCCTGGCCCGCTGGCCCGCACAGCAGTCTCCACGGAGGACATAGACGGCGTCTACCGCACCCCACCTAGCCTGGGGGAGGCCCTGTACCAGAGCCCAGGGGCGGTGCCTGTTGCCTCTAGACCAGGGGTCCTCCGACAGGCCGAGGTAGGGGGTCGCCCACGCTCCCGCTCCAGCTCTGGCACACGCCCCCTACCCGAATGGGACGGGGGGGTGACGGGGCGCCCGCGCTCGCCTTCCCTCCGAGGCAGAGATGTAGACTCAGCCGGGACTCTTTACCagaccccctccacccccacacTTCTTGGGCCCCAGCACCACAGATCACCAGGGGGTCTGACTGGAGTCCCTGGCCCAGAGAATGTCTATCTGGCCCCCAGTGGGATGCCCCGAGCTGTGGGTCTAGCTCCAGAAGGGCCAGAGGACAACACCTACCTTGTCCCCAGGGAGACTGTAGCGGCTGCAGGCCACTCTGACAGCTGTTACCTGGTCCCCAGAGGTACTGTACTGCCCAGCGAGGAGTTCTACCAGACCCCCACAGGAGGGGCAGCAGGGGTGGCCGTGGGGACCCAGGTTACCCCCATCGCTACCAGGATCCTGGAGACTCAGAGCCTCACCCCTTCACAGGTCAACGGGGACAGGGGGGCCCCCCTCAAGCCCCTCACCCCTCATTCCAAACTGGCACAGGGCACCCCTGGGATGATGTACCAGACCCCCACCCATGTGGGAGCAGGGATTCTCAGGACTCCACCCGTCCCTGCACTGGGATCCCCCAAACCTCAGCTGAAAGGCGTGATCCCAATAACCCCCAGAGGTCAGAGTGGTGTGCCCTCCACCCCTCCCATCGCCAGGGGGAAGCTAGCTCCGGCTACCCCCGTCAGGGGGTCCCCCTTGCTGGC contains:
- the LOC110531631 gene encoding dehydrogenase/reductase SDR family member 4 isoform X1 encodes the protein MLRCFVSRSLLTNPVAGQTRKMSGGSLAGSQSSLAGKVAIVTASTDGIGLAAAQALGQRGAHVVVSSRRQSNVDKAVALLQSEKIQVTGTTCNVGKSEDRERLVNMTVEHCGGIDILVSNAAVNPFFGNIMDSTAAVWDKILDVNVKAAFLMTQLVVPHMEKRGGGSVVFVSSVAGYQPMQALGPYSVSKTALLGLTRALAPELAQSHIRVNCVAPGIIKTRFSQALWHDEDVLDELKKQLSIKRLPSTSFLGVGEPEEIGGVIAFLCSKDASYITGETITVTGGMSCRL
- the LOC110531631 gene encoding dehydrogenase/reductase SDR family member 4 isoform X2, whose protein sequence is MLRCFVSRSLLTNPVAGQTRKMSGGSLAGSQSSLAGKVAIVTASTDGIGLAAAQALGQRGAHVVVSSRRQSNVDKAVALLQSEKIQVTGTTCNVGKSEDRERLVNMTVEHCGGIDILVSNAAVNPFFGNIMDSTAAVWDKILDVNVKAAFLMTQLVVPHMEKRGGGSVVFVSSVAGYQPMQALGPYSVSKTALLGLTRALAPELAQSHIRVNCVAPGIIKTRFSQALWHDEDVLDELKKQLSIKRVGEPEEIGGVIAFLCSKDASYITGETITVTGGMSCRL